In Gordonia phthalatica, one genomic interval encodes:
- a CDS encoding pyridoxamine 5'-phosphate oxidase family protein: protein MSNAPVEVLSEEKSWKLLNGSVFGRLAMCIDGQPEIFPLNVFANDGTILFHTADGTKLRELLANDRAVFETDAFTSKHGWSIVAKGRARVLSDPAEIADAERSPLHTWVPTVKTTYVRIDVDEITGRRFAFGLDSREE from the coding sequence ATGAGCAACGCACCGGTCGAGGTCCTCAGCGAAGAGAAATCGTGGAAACTGTTGAACGGCAGTGTGTTCGGCCGGCTGGCGATGTGCATCGACGGACAGCCTGAGATCTTCCCGCTGAATGTCTTCGCGAACGACGGGACGATCCTGTTCCACACCGCGGACGGCACCAAGTTGCGAGAACTCCTCGCCAATGACCGTGCGGTCTTCGAGACGGACGCCTTCACGAGCAAGCACGGCTGGAGCATCGTCGCCAAGGGAAGGGCACGGGTCCTGTCCGATCCCGCAGAGATCGCCGACGCCGAGCGCAGCCCGCTGCACACCTGGGTGCCGACGGTGAAGACGACCTACGTGCGGATCGACGTCGACGAGATCACCGGGCGCCGCTTCGCGTTCGGATTGGACTCGCGCGAGGAATGA
- a CDS encoding nuclear transport factor 2 family protein: MVGVTTSQRPEEYCVTVEERLAALEDIEQIKALKHRYWRACDRKDPQGFRDAFIAHGAVIDYGPLGVFDDVEPMAQIFTQIAFHRVDGKHVVFDMHHGMHPDITVTGPGTAIGRWTLRFRQVNTVEQTESVSIGEYNDEYVIEDGEWKTSRCVFTQYWSITRPLDPAATITEGAFADGEA; this comes from the coding sequence ATGGTCGGCGTCACAACATCACAGCGACCCGAGGAGTACTGCGTGACCGTCGAAGAGCGCTTGGCCGCCCTGGAAGACATCGAACAGATCAAAGCACTCAAGCACCGGTACTGGCGCGCGTGCGATCGCAAGGATCCCCAGGGCTTCCGCGACGCGTTCATCGCGCACGGCGCCGTCATCGACTACGGTCCCCTCGGCGTCTTCGACGATGTGGAGCCGATGGCGCAGATCTTCACGCAGATCGCATTCCACCGGGTGGACGGTAAGCACGTCGTCTTCGACATGCATCACGGCATGCACCCGGACATCACGGTGACCGGCCCCGGGACCGCCATCGGACGCTGGACGCTGCGCTTCCGCCAGGTGAACACCGTCGAGCAGACCGAGAGCGTCTCCATCGGTGAGTACAACGACGAGTACGTGATCGAAGACGGGGAATGGAAGACCTCGCGCTGCGTCTTCACCCAGTACTGGTCCATCACCCGTCCTCTCGACCCGGCCGCGACGATCACCGAGGGCGCGTTCGCCGACGGGGAGGCGTGA
- a CDS encoding LLM class F420-dependent oxidoreductase → MQFGVSLFTCDRGITPAATAQAAEAAGFDAVYVPEHTHIPVVRQSNHPGTGTETIPDDRYFRTLDPWVSLASAASVTDRIRLGTSVALPLEHDPIALAKTIASLDHLSGGRVTFGVGFGWNLEELADHGVPPRKRRTALRDYLAAMEALWTQEEAAHDGPFVSFGASWAWPKPTQRRRPPILLGAGGTEKNFQWIVDAADGWITTPIEQAIDEGLARLTELWTAAGREGSPYVSVLAAEPDADQIRHWQSIGVSEVVFPVPDTTVDEARAAITELGETVAPLR, encoded by the coding sequence ATGCAGTTCGGCGTATCGCTGTTCACCTGCGACCGCGGAATCACCCCGGCCGCCACGGCGCAGGCGGCGGAGGCCGCCGGTTTCGACGCGGTCTACGTTCCCGAGCACACGCACATCCCCGTCGTCCGTCAGTCGAACCATCCGGGAACCGGCACCGAGACGATCCCGGATGACCGTTACTTCCGGACGCTGGACCCGTGGGTCTCGCTCGCGTCGGCGGCGTCGGTGACGGATCGGATCCGGTTGGGCACCTCGGTGGCACTCCCGTTGGAACACGATCCGATCGCCCTCGCCAAGACCATCGCGTCCCTCGACCACCTGTCGGGCGGCCGCGTCACCTTCGGAGTCGGGTTCGGCTGGAACCTCGAAGAACTCGCCGACCACGGCGTGCCACCGCGTAAGCGGCGCACGGCGCTGCGCGACTACCTCGCGGCGATGGAAGCGCTGTGGACGCAGGAGGAGGCCGCGCACGACGGTCCCTTCGTGTCGTTCGGCGCCAGTTGGGCGTGGCCGAAGCCCACGCAGCGTCGACGCCCTCCGATCCTGCTGGGCGCCGGCGGCACCGAGAAGAACTTCCAGTGGATCGTCGACGCCGCCGACGGTTGGATCACGACACCGATCGAGCAGGCGATCGACGAGGGGTTGGCGCGTCTGACGGAACTGTGGACCGCGGCCGGACGCGAGGGTTCGCCGTACGTCAGCGTTCTCGCGGCCGAACCCGACGCGGACCAGATCCGCCACTGGCAGTCGATCGGCGTCTCCGAGGTCGTCTTCCCGGTCCCCGACACGACGGTCGACGAGGCTCGGGCGGCGATCACGGAACTCGGCGAGACGGTGGCGCCGCTACGCTGA
- a CDS encoding glycerol-3-phosphate dehydrogenase/oxidase, with translation MESEFNPDRPADLSPAYRDEAWRRLSEEQFDIVVIGGGVVGVGAALDAATRGLRVALVEARDIASGTSSRSSKMFHGGLRYLEQFEFGLVREALHERELSLRLLAPHLVRPLPFLAPLTRRVWERPYMAAGLFLYDRMGGAKSVPGQRHVSRAGALRVAPSLKRDSLIGGIRYYDTVVDDARHSLTLARTASQYGAVIRTSTQAIGFLTESDRVMGVKVRDSETGETTEVRGHCVINAAGVWTDEVQALSKRRGHFKVRASKGVHIVVPRDRIVSETAIILRTATSVLFVIPWETHWIIGTTDTDWNLDLAHPAATRKDIDYILDRVNQELVTPLTHDDIEGVYAGLRPLLAGEDDQTSKLSREHAVAVVAPGLVSIAGGKYTTYRVMGADAVEACNDYIPTRVAPSITERVPLVGADGYFALINQCENLGERFGLHPYRIRRLLNRYGSLLDDVLYYADADASLLEPLTAAPQYLRAEIVYAVWVEGALHLEDVLARRTRIAIEYSHRGVDCAQEVADLMAPILGWDEKTTAWEVANYTARVTAEKASQRQPDDESADALRAAAPEARREILEPVPVPE, from the coding sequence ATGGAGAGCGAGTTCAACCCCGATCGTCCCGCGGACCTGAGTCCGGCCTATCGCGACGAAGCCTGGCGACGGTTGAGTGAGGAACAGTTCGACATCGTCGTCATCGGCGGCGGTGTGGTCGGCGTCGGTGCCGCGCTCGACGCGGCGACGCGCGGTCTGCGCGTGGCGCTCGTCGAAGCCCGCGACATCGCTTCGGGGACGTCGAGCCGGTCGTCGAAGATGTTCCACGGCGGGCTCCGCTACCTGGAGCAGTTCGAGTTCGGCCTGGTCCGCGAAGCGCTCCATGAGCGTGAGCTCTCCCTGCGGCTGCTGGCGCCGCATCTGGTGCGACCGCTGCCCTTCCTGGCCCCGCTGACGCGCCGGGTCTGGGAGCGGCCGTACATGGCGGCGGGCCTGTTCCTGTACGACCGGATGGGCGGCGCCAAGTCGGTACCCGGTCAGCGGCACGTCAGTCGCGCCGGCGCACTCCGCGTGGCGCCGAGCCTCAAGCGCGACTCGCTCATCGGCGGCATCCGCTACTACGACACCGTGGTCGACGACGCCCGCCACAGCCTGACCCTGGCGCGCACCGCCTCCCAGTACGGTGCGGTGATCCGGACCTCGACGCAGGCGATCGGGTTCCTCACCGAGTCCGACCGCGTGATGGGCGTGAAGGTCCGCGACAGTGAGACCGGCGAGACCACCGAGGTCCGCGGCCACTGCGTCATCAACGCGGCCGGCGTGTGGACCGACGAGGTGCAGGCGCTCTCGAAGCGCCGCGGACACTTCAAGGTCCGCGCGTCGAAGGGCGTGCACATCGTGGTGCCCCGCGACCGCATCGTGTCCGAGACTGCCATCATCCTGCGGACGGCGACGTCGGTGCTGTTCGTGATCCCGTGGGAGACCCATTGGATCATCGGCACCACCGACACCGACTGGAATCTCGACCTCGCCCATCCGGCGGCGACGCGCAAGGACATCGACTACATCCTCGATCGCGTCAATCAGGAGCTCGTGACGCCGCTGACGCACGACGACATCGAGGGCGTGTACGCCGGGCTGCGCCCACTGCTCGCCGGTGAGGACGATCAGACGTCGAAGCTGTCGCGCGAGCACGCTGTCGCTGTGGTGGCACCGGGTCTGGTGTCGATCGCGGGTGGCAAGTACACGACGTACCGCGTGATGGGCGCCGACGCGGTGGAAGCCTGCAACGACTACATCCCCACGCGTGTCGCGCCGTCGATCACCGAGCGGGTTCCGCTGGTCGGCGCGGACGGCTACTTCGCGCTCATCAATCAGTGCGAAAATCTGGGGGAGCGGTTCGGGCTGCACCCGTACCGGATCCGTCGCCTGCTGAACCGCTACGGCTCACTTCTCGACGACGTCCTCTACTACGCCGACGCCGATGCGTCACTGCTCGAGCCGCTGACGGCGGCCCCGCAGTACCTGCGTGCCGAGATCGTCTACGCAGTGTGGGTGGAGGGTGCACTACACCTGGAGGACGTCCTCGCCCGCCGGACCCGCATAGCGATCGAGTACAGCCACCGCGGCGTGGACTGCGCACAGGAGGTCGCCGACCTCATGGCGCCGATCCTCGGCTGGGACGAGAAGACCACCGCCTGGGAGGTCGCGAACTACACCGCGCGCGTGACGGCGGAGAAGGCGTCGCAACGCCAGCCCGACGACGAGTCCGCGGACGCCCTGCGTGCTGCGGCACCTGAGGCCCGCCGCGAGATCCTGGAGCCGGTGCCCGTACCCGAGTAG
- a CDS encoding adenylate/guanylate cyclase domain-containing protein: MSDDDMEAAPRPREVSAELSQGLENLLLGEAPTLTRNDVVEQAGIDLGTASALWRLLGFPTVPEEAVAFTPMDVEALRASAELMRLGIVSIESQAALVRTLARSFARLAEWQTRLLAEIRIQNDATDAEHLALVEQALPKIEAFQDYVWRRHLASASAGLMTSEASAASGELLAIGFVDIVGYTSQSKKLDQGELIAWIESFEAAVTEVVVDHGGQVIKTIGDEALFVTTDPRSAAEIALVLTARGRDENDEFPAVRAGIAYGNVVRRLGDVFGPTVNIASRLTSVARPGTVVADRGVHEVLCRDHAPEETRADDLVLRRIPNVSVKGYGKFDCWVVRRAKG, encoded by the coding sequence GTGAGCGACGACGACATGGAAGCAGCGCCCCGACCTCGGGAGGTCTCCGCAGAGCTCTCCCAAGGCCTCGAGAATCTACTCCTCGGCGAGGCCCCGACGCTCACCCGCAACGACGTCGTCGAGCAGGCAGGCATCGACCTCGGCACCGCGTCCGCGCTGTGGCGACTCCTCGGCTTCCCGACCGTGCCCGAGGAGGCCGTCGCCTTCACTCCGATGGACGTCGAAGCGCTCCGCGCGAGCGCCGAATTGATGCGTCTCGGCATCGTGAGCATCGAATCCCAAGCGGCCCTTGTCCGGACGTTGGCTCGCAGCTTCGCGCGGCTCGCCGAGTGGCAGACACGGCTGCTCGCCGAGATCCGCATTCAGAACGACGCCACAGACGCCGAGCACCTTGCGCTCGTCGAGCAGGCGCTCCCGAAGATCGAGGCGTTCCAGGACTATGTGTGGCGCCGACACCTGGCGAGCGCGTCGGCCGGTCTGATGACGAGTGAGGCGTCCGCCGCTTCGGGCGAACTGCTCGCGATCGGCTTCGTCGACATCGTCGGGTACACCTCGCAGAGCAAGAAGCTCGATCAGGGCGAACTGATCGCGTGGATCGAGAGTTTCGAGGCCGCGGTGACCGAGGTGGTCGTGGACCACGGCGGCCAGGTCATCAAGACCATCGGCGACGAAGCGCTGTTCGTCACCACCGACCCGCGGTCCGCCGCAGAGATCGCCCTCGTACTGACTGCGCGCGGCCGCGACGAGAACGACGAGTTCCCGGCTGTTCGCGCGGGCATCGCCTACGGCAATGTGGTTCGACGGCTCGGCGACGTCTTCGGCCCCACCGTCAACATCGCGTCCCGCCTCACGTCAGTTGCACGCCCCGGCACCGTCGTCGCCGACCGCGGCGTGCACGAGGTCCTGTGCCGTGATCACGCACCGGAGGAGACGCGCGCCGACGACCTCGTGCTGCGGCGCATCCCCAACGTCAGCGTGAAGGGGTATGGGAAGTTCGACTGCTGGGTGGTTCGACGCGCGAAGGGGTGA
- a CDS encoding MFS transporter: MSTWRELLGREHRAPMTVMAGGIALFAINVYLTTSLLPSAVADIGGEELYAWTMTVFLVVSVISSMLVARWLAKFGARRSYVFSFALFTAGTIVAGASPTMTVMLVGRALQGFGAGLLGGLGFAVVRLVLPPHLWQRSIALMSAMWGVGNFVGPVVGGFFAEIGFWRGAFGLLALFALGLIGLTLRSLPARNADVEEPGPVPWTSLSLLTAAVGAVSVASLVHGAATWILMAAAVVGGALFVVWERRASTRVLPEMTYRGPSPLRWIYLAILVLAAVSTVETFLPLFGQRIGGLGPLAAGFLGAAISWGWTVSSIASSGVESERGRRAVRLFGPLLLGTGLIAYGALQMNDPSTGVIVAWFAVLFVGGCGIGMAMAHWFTAGLRVTDDETQAPQVSAGLNTSQLIANACGSALAGLLVAIGGPDIVDSAKMLSYGFAVLAFCGIVVALREFAVDKRWRASTASE, from the coding sequence ATGAGCACCTGGCGGGAACTTCTCGGACGTGAGCACCGTGCACCGATGACGGTGATGGCGGGCGGCATCGCGCTGTTCGCCATCAACGTTTACCTGACGACGTCCCTGCTCCCCAGCGCCGTCGCCGACATCGGCGGTGAGGAGCTCTACGCCTGGACGATGACGGTCTTCCTCGTCGTCTCGGTGATCTCGTCGATGCTGGTGGCGCGGTGGCTAGCAAAGTTCGGCGCGCGGCGGTCGTACGTGTTCTCCTTCGCCCTCTTCACCGCGGGCACGATCGTGGCCGGCGCGTCGCCGACGATGACCGTGATGCTGGTCGGCCGTGCACTCCAGGGCTTCGGCGCCGGGCTGCTCGGCGGTCTCGGTTTCGCGGTGGTCCGGCTCGTCCTACCGCCGCATCTCTGGCAGCGGTCCATCGCTCTCATGTCGGCGATGTGGGGTGTCGGCAACTTCGTCGGTCCCGTCGTCGGCGGGTTCTTCGCCGAGATCGGTTTCTGGCGCGGGGCCTTCGGGCTGCTCGCGCTGTTCGCCCTCGGCCTGATCGGTTTGACCCTGCGGTCGCTGCCCGCGCGCAACGCCGACGTGGAGGAGCCCGGACCCGTGCCCTGGACGTCGCTGTCGTTGTTGACGGCCGCGGTCGGTGCCGTCAGCGTCGCCTCGCTGGTGCACGGGGCCGCGACCTGGATTCTGATGGCGGCAGCGGTGGTCGGCGGGGCGCTGTTCGTCGTCTGGGAGAGGCGTGCGTCGACGCGGGTGCTGCCGGAGATGACCTATCGGGGTCCGTCGCCACTGCGGTGGATCTACCTAGCGATCCTGGTGTTGGCCGCGGTGTCGACAGTCGAGACCTTCCTTCCGCTGTTCGGCCAGCGCATCGGCGGGCTGGGCCCGTTGGCCGCCGGATTCCTCGGTGCGGCGATCTCATGGGGCTGGACCGTCTCGTCGATCGCCTCCAGTGGCGTCGAGTCCGAGCGGGGTCGCAGGGCCGTGCGGCTGTTCGGCCCGCTCCTTCTCGGCACCGGTCTGATCGCCTACGGCGCGCTCCAGATGAACGACCCGTCGACCGGGGTCATCGTCGCGTGGTTCGCGGTCCTCTTCGTCGGCGGCTGCGGTATCGGCATGGCGATGGCGCACTGGTTCACCGCCGGCCTGCGCGTCACGGACGACGAGACCCAGGCGCCGCAGGTCTCGGCCGGACTGAACACCAGTCAGCTCATCGCGAACGCGTGCGGCTCGGCGCTCGCCGGACTGCTGGTCGCGATCGGCGGACCGGACATCGTCGACTCGGCCAAGATGCTCAGCTACGGATTCGCGGTGCTCGCGTTCTGCGGGATCGTCGTGGCGCTGCGAGAGTTCGCCGTCGACAAGCGCTGGCGCGCGAGCACCGCGTCCGAGTAA
- a CDS encoding DNA-formamidopyrimidine glycosylase family protein has translation MPEGDTVFRAAHRLRTALRGKTLTRTDFRVPVFATVDLTGGVVVAVRSVGKHLFIDVERDGGAPVSIHSHLKMEGVWDVHAVGARWRRPGHTARVVLQAGEVEAVGFDLGVLEVLSDPAGAVAHLGPDLLGDDWDPDVAVANLAASPTEAIGVALLDQRKLAGIGNVYRSEICFLRRVHPGTPVSDVDLPPMVSLAHRLLADNRLRAVRSTTGVTARGRELWVYGRDRRACRRCGTTIERSMLGDPPAERSIYFCPRCQPPVPSA, from the coding sequence ATGCCCGAGGGTGACACCGTCTTCCGCGCCGCTCACCGGCTGCGCACGGCCCTGCGCGGAAAGACGCTGACGCGCACCGACTTCCGGGTGCCGGTGTTCGCGACCGTCGACCTGACCGGCGGTGTCGTCGTCGCCGTGCGATCAGTGGGCAAGCACCTGTTCATCGATGTCGAACGCGATGGCGGCGCGCCGGTCTCGATCCATTCGCATCTCAAGATGGAGGGCGTGTGGGACGTCCACGCCGTCGGTGCGCGATGGCGGCGGCCAGGACACACGGCCCGCGTGGTCCTCCAGGCAGGCGAGGTGGAGGCGGTCGGCTTCGATCTCGGCGTGCTCGAGGTGCTGTCCGATCCCGCAGGCGCCGTCGCGCACCTCGGACCGGACCTGCTCGGCGACGACTGGGATCCGGACGTGGCGGTCGCCAACCTCGCGGCTTCTCCGACCGAGGCGATTGGCGTCGCACTGCTCGATCAGCGGAAGCTGGCGGGCATCGGGAACGTCTATCGCAGCGAGATCTGCTTCCTGCGTCGAGTGCATCCCGGCACCCCGGTCAGCGACGTCGATCTTCCGCCGATGGTGAGTCTGGCGCACCGACTCCTGGCCGACAACCGCCTCCGCGCGGTGCGGTCGACGACCGGCGTCACTGCACGCGGCCGCGAACTGTGGGTCTACGGCCGCGATCGACGCGCCTGTCGACGCTGCGGAACGACGATCGAACGCAGCATGCTGGGCGATCCTCCCGCGGAGCGGAGCATCTACTTCTGCCCGCGCTGCCAGCCGCCGGTTCCCTCAGCCTGA
- the glpK gene encoding glycerol kinase GlpK, with the protein MIFDRSGSVVYSEQLEHEQIFPRAGWVEHDPMEIWRNTRRVAAAALAGAQLQPGAIAACGITNQRETTVVWDRHTGQPVYNAIVWQDTRTDDLCRELAGDEGVDRYREKTGLPLSTYFAGPKVRWILDNVDGARDRAEAGDLLFGTMDTWLAWNMTGGIDDGLHITDVTNASRTMLMDLRTLQWDGQICADFGIPMSMLPTIHSSSGVLGDLRTVGSLPNVPLGGILGDQQAAMFGQACLEPGEAKNTYGTGNFLLLNTGTEPVLSKHGLLTTVCYRLGDEPARYALEGSIAVTGSLVQWLRDNLGIIKSAPEVEDLARQADDNGGVYFVPAFSGLFAPRWRPDARGVIVGLTRFADRTHIARAVLEASAYQTREVIEAMEADSGVPLNTLKVDGGMVVNDLLMQFQSDILGVPVVRPVVNETTALGAAYAAGLAVGFWESVDEIRANWAHGGQWEPTMPDDERTRLFDGWNRAVTHSFDLA; encoded by the coding sequence ATGATCTTCGACCGCAGCGGCTCGGTGGTGTACAGCGAGCAGCTCGAACACGAGCAGATCTTCCCGCGCGCGGGCTGGGTGGAGCACGACCCGATGGAGATCTGGCGCAACACCCGCCGCGTCGCTGCAGCGGCCCTCGCCGGCGCACAGTTGCAGCCGGGAGCGATCGCCGCATGCGGCATCACCAACCAGCGCGAGACGACCGTCGTGTGGGATCGCCACACCGGGCAACCCGTCTACAACGCCATCGTCTGGCAGGACACCCGCACCGACGACCTCTGTCGCGAACTGGCCGGCGACGAGGGCGTCGACCGCTACCGCGAGAAGACCGGACTCCCCCTCTCCACCTATTTCGCCGGCCCCAAGGTCCGCTGGATCCTCGACAACGTCGACGGCGCCCGCGACCGCGCCGAAGCCGGCGACCTGCTGTTCGGCACCATGGACACCTGGCTGGCCTGGAACATGACCGGCGGCATCGACGACGGCCTGCACATCACCGACGTCACCAACGCCTCCCGCACCATGCTGATGGACCTGCGCACCCTGCAGTGGGATGGACAGATCTGCGCGGACTTCGGCATCCCGATGTCGATGCTGCCGACCATCCACTCCAGTTCCGGTGTCCTCGGCGATCTGCGAACCGTCGGCTCGCTCCCGAACGTGCCGCTCGGCGGCATCCTCGGCGACCAGCAGGCCGCCATGTTCGGGCAGGCCTGCCTGGAGCCCGGCGAGGCCAAGAACACGTACGGAACCGGCAACTTCCTGCTGCTCAACACCGGTACCGAGCCGGTCCTGTCGAAGCACGGACTGCTCACCACCGTCTGCTATCGCCTCGGCGACGAACCCGCCCGGTACGCGCTCGAGGGCTCGATCGCCGTCACCGGCTCCCTCGTTCAGTGGCTTCGCGACAATCTCGGGATCATCAAGTCGGCTCCCGAGGTCGAGGACCTCGCCCGGCAGGCCGACGACAACGGCGGCGTCTACTTCGTCCCCGCCTTCTCCGGGCTGTTCGCTCCCCGCTGGCGTCCCGACGCGCGCGGCGTGATCGTCGGACTCACCCGCTTCGCCGACCGCACCCACATCGCACGGGCCGTCCTGGAGGCGAGCGCCTACCAGACCCGCGAGGTCATCGAGGCGATGGAAGCCGACTCCGGCGTCCCCCTGAACACACTGAAGGTCGACGGCGGCATGGTCGTCAACGACCTGCTGATGCAGTTCCAGTCCGACATCCTCGGCGTCCCCGTCGTCCGCCCCGTCGTCAACGAGACCACCGCGCTCGGAGCCGCCTACGCGGCCGGACTGGCCGTCGGCTTCTGGGAGAGCGTCGACGAGATCCGCGCCAACTGGGCACACGGCGGCCAGTGGGAGCCGACCATGCCCGACGACGAGCGCACCCGCCTGTTCGACGGCTGGAACCGCGCCGTCACCCACAGCTTCGACCTGGCCTGA
- a CDS encoding pyridoxamine 5'-phosphate oxidase family protein: MSADAVEKLSPEQSWELLEGSVLGRLAVCVDGKPDIFPLNIYAADGKILFRTAEGTKLAELACNDNAVIETDSFTSRIGWSVVAKGRARTLVDSAEIEAADRSPLRPWVSGTKTTYVEIDVASISGRRFIFGPDPDREIT, translated from the coding sequence ATGAGCGCAGACGCAGTCGAGAAGTTGAGTCCGGAGCAGTCGTGGGAGCTGTTGGAAGGCAGCGTTCTCGGGCGCCTCGCGGTGTGCGTGGACGGGAAGCCCGACATCTTCCCGCTGAACATCTACGCCGCGGACGGCAAGATCCTCTTCCGCACGGCGGAGGGCACCAAGCTCGCCGAACTCGCCTGCAACGACAACGCGGTCATCGAGACCGACTCGTTCACCAGCCGCATCGGATGGAGCGTCGTCGCGAAGGGCCGTGCGCGAACCCTCGTCGACTCCGCGGAGATCGAAGCCGCCGACCGGAGCCCGCTGCGTCCGTGGGTCTCCGGAACGAAGACCACGTACGTCGAGATCGACGTCGCCTCGATCTCCGGTCGCCGGTTCATCTTCGGCCCGGACCCGGATCGCGAGATCACGTAA
- a CDS encoding HNH endonuclease signature motif containing protein: protein MAGIDAAFADVVDQFADVLTEALCPPGESTSGGELARLCAAPSTVGSDDDRILAMMVGLARVLNLSTTALSQVAEVAERAGTRRRKRLKSPVELLKQLGVVPALAQRLVRVGQAARQMPGLMSRARVGGVPIEQADAVARGISFVQKRVPLDDESLADLVRRLSSQATPKDVDNRARELAIEWAPEIDETDPDAVPVAENPDLNEMTLVTGQDGRTIVSLDTDALSGEELSQALDPLCKPIPQPDGTPDPRSASQRRADAHAQIIRDYLAGRDRPTVSGGVLPHVTLIVPIAQASAETGAAQESSRVASLGFTGPVSASTVGLVVCEAAMRRVVMDADSAPMDVGREHRLVTAGLRKALEARDRGCAFPGCGRPVSWTDAHHCTPWSEGGDTAIDNCVLLCRMHHTVIHQTGWEVFIGHDRHPWFRPPLDPDHPKRFREPIRSNARRTMTLEPTAAA from the coding sequence ATGGCTGGAATCGATGCAGCGTTCGCTGATGTTGTTGATCAGTTCGCTGATGTGTTGACCGAAGCGCTCTGTCCGCCAGGGGAATCCACGTCGGGTGGTGAGCTTGCACGGTTGTGTGCGGCACCGTCCACGGTCGGGTCCGATGATGATCGGATTCTGGCGATGATGGTGGGCCTGGCGAGAGTGCTGAACCTGTCCACGACCGCCCTGTCGCAGGTGGCGGAGGTGGCCGAGCGTGCCGGGACTCGACGTCGTAAGCGGTTGAAGAGTCCGGTGGAGTTGTTGAAGCAGTTGGGGGTCGTGCCGGCATTGGCGCAGCGGTTGGTCCGTGTCGGGCAGGCCGCACGGCAGATGCCGGGGTTGATGAGTCGGGCGAGGGTCGGTGGTGTGCCGATCGAGCAGGCCGACGCTGTCGCACGGGGGATCTCGTTCGTTCAGAAGAGGGTTCCGCTCGACGATGAGTCTCTCGCCGATCTGGTGCGACGCTTGTCGTCGCAGGCGACGCCGAAGGATGTGGACAACCGGGCTCGCGAGTTGGCGATCGAATGGGCACCCGAGATCGACGAGACTGATCCCGATGCCGTGCCGGTCGCGGAGAATCCGGACTTGAACGAGATGACTCTGGTGACCGGCCAGGACGGACGCACGATAGTTTCGCTCGACACCGATGCGCTGTCCGGGGAAGAGCTCAGTCAAGCACTCGATCCCTTGTGTAAACCGATTCCGCAACCCGATGGGACGCCGGATCCGCGGTCGGCCAGTCAGCGTCGAGCCGACGCGCACGCGCAGATCATTCGCGATTACCTGGCCGGTCGGGATCGGCCCACCGTCTCCGGTGGCGTGCTCCCGCACGTGACGCTGATCGTCCCGATCGCGCAGGCCAGTGCGGAAACCGGTGCCGCACAGGAATCGTCGCGAGTCGCCTCGCTCGGGTTCACCGGCCCGGTCTCAGCCTCGACGGTCGGGCTGGTGGTGTGCGAGGCCGCGATGCGACGAGTCGTGATGGATGCCGATTCGGCACCGATGGATGTGGGGCGCGAACACAGGTTGGTGACCGCCGGGTTGCGGAAAGCCCTTGAGGCCCGTGATCGCGGGTGTGCGTTCCCCGGCTGCGGGCGCCCGGTCTCCTGGACCGACGCCCATCACTGCACTCCGTGGTCGGAGGGCGGCGACACCGCGATCGACAACTGCGTGCTCCTGTGCCGGATGCACCACACGGTGATTCACCAGACCGGGTGGGAAGTGTTCATCGGCCACGATCGTCACCCGTGGTTCCGGCCACCGCTGGATCCGGATCATCCGAAACGATTCCGGGAACCGATCCGCTCCAACGCCCGACGAACGATGACACTCGAACCCACCGCCGCCGCCTGA
- a CDS encoding ArsR/SmtB family transcription factor — translation MIESDEDRADALFHALSDRTRRDILRRVLAGEHSVSALAEKYDMSFAAVQKHVAVLERAGLLVKRRDGRQQMASGDVNAVRSVSAMLADTEQIWRGRISRIDDLLAAPPDDSPR, via the coding sequence ATGATCGAAAGCGATGAGGACCGGGCCGACGCCCTGTTCCACGCGCTCTCCGACCGCACGCGGCGCGACATCCTGCGACGCGTGCTGGCCGGCGAACACTCGGTCAGCGCATTGGCGGAGAAGTACGACATGAGCTTCGCCGCGGTACAGAAACACGTCGCTGTCCTCGAAAGGGCCGGCCTCCTCGTCAAACGACGGGACGGTCGCCAACAGATGGCGTCCGGCGACGTGAACGCTGTGCGATCGGTGTCCGCGATGCTCGCGGACACCGAACAGATCTGGCGCGGTCGCATCTCGCGGATCGACGATCTGCTCGCCGCGCCGCCTGACGACTCCCCTCGATGA